A portion of the Daphnia magna isolate NIES linkage group LG4, ASM2063170v1.1, whole genome shotgun sequence genome contains these proteins:
- the LOC116921819 gene encoding uncharacterized protein LOC116921819 yields the protein MLHSFSETVQSFLLILALSTCFTAALDLQAKVEKLEKNYVKIKEHLEAKIIVLETKVSRLEAKVKKQDSLLAVLKKGHKPLKDNVDINEHRRHNATLRTCHEIHVANPSYPSGMYWIDPDGQGIGDPPIHVHCYMEDNWYPPGTTFILHDSESKMDIGNCTEPGCYSRQIKYYASDRQIEALIQLSQDCEQNIVFYCKKLPLNYNGIAYAWWYDKDGKRDEFSKWLTECDNLKEFKEIGVTRKHHKRLPYTRFHFSNPFKGSGQHQVSRLQCHGKAKTEAMPASCEDLWRMGHTLNGIYSVRGAKQMETVFCQFDKRPNEQGFQKWIGYVDVKSLPTYFYVRKNTAFNRMNVAIPFEVEKVNVGNAMDLKAGIFTAPRDGIYFFSFNGLASSAPTKETAYSGVGLFLNAIQVGRTWLHEADVTSNHDRPLTLQLTLKLKANDRVWLEITGMAETSFLFDNHHGHNHFTGFMLDEEIANSP from the exons ATGTTGCACTCTTTTTCCGAGACAGTGcaatcatttcttttgattttggcGCTGTCTACTTGTTTCACGGCTGCACTTGATTTGCAAGCAAAAGTTGAGAAACTCGAGAAAAACTAT GTCAAAATTAAAGAGCATTTGGAAGCCAAAATTATAGTTTTGGAAACGAAAGTCAGTCGGCTGGAAGCCAAAGTTAAAAAACAGGATTCGCTTTTGGCTGTTCTAAAAAAAGGGCACAAACCTTTGAAAGATAACGTCGACATCAATGAACATCGTCGTCACAACGCCACTCTTCGCACTTGCCACGAAATCCACGTAGCCAATCCATCGTACCCCTCCGGCATGTACTGGATCGATCCAGACGGCCAAGGCATTGGTGATCCACCAATCCACGTCCATTGCTACATGGAGGATAACTGGTACCCACCTG GTACAACATTCATCCTGCACGACAGCGAGTCGAAAATGGACATTGGAAATTGCACCGAACCTGGATGTTACTCGAGGCAAATCAAATATTACGCCAGCGATAGACAAATCGAAGCGTTGATTCAATTGTCCCAAGACTGCGAACAAAACATTGTG TTCTATTGCAAAAAATTGCCGTTAAACTACAACGGGATCGCCTATGCTTGGTGGTACGACAAAGACGGCAAAAGGGACGAGTTTTCCAAATGGCTGACGGAGTGCGACAATCTAAAAGAATTTAAAGAGATCG GTGTCACCAGGAAGCACCACAAGCGTCTGCCATACACGCGCTTCCATTTTAGCAATCCGTTTAAAGGATCCGGCCAACACCAAGTGAGTCGGTTGCAATGTCATGGAAAGGCAAAGACGGAGGCGATGCCAGCGTCTTGTGAAGATTTGTGGCGGATGGGACACACTCTCAACGGAATCTACTCCGTCAGGGGAGCTAAACAAATGGAAACTGTTTTCTGCCAGTTCGATAAACGACCTAATGAACAAG GTTTTCAAAAATGGATCGGATACGTCGACGTCAAATCTTTGCCGACCTATTTCTACGTTCGAAAGAACACGGCTTTCAACCGCATGAACGTTGCTATACCTTTTGAAGTGGAAAAGGTTAACGTCGGCAATGCCATGGATTTAAAAGCGGGAATATTCACGGCCCCACGTGATGGcatctacttcttctccttcaacGGATTGGCCAGTAGTGCACCTACTAAAGAAACGGCTTACTCCGGAGTAGGTCTTTTTTTGAACGCAATACAAGTTGGTAGAACTTGGCTGCATGAGGCGGACGTCACCTCTAACCACGATCGTCCACTGACCCTTCAATTAACGTTGAAATTGAAAGCCAACGATCGCGTTTGGTTGGAGATTACAGGCATGGCAGAGACGAGCTTTCTGTTTGATAATCATCACGGACATAATCACTTTACAGGTTTCATGTTGGACGAGGAAATTGCAAACTCTCCGTGA
- the LOC116921802 gene encoding vascular endothelial growth factor receptor 2 codes for MAERLRPVNIVRIRPRLAIVLAGLLISLAIEGRAKELDKNNGIMLPDKEQQVFTALANISVTCIFIHTAEIKWNIPDYLTKTPGISAMNERLNFTFEKNETHVWSTMSLIKARARDTGYYECYLPLFNEVRVKQYIYVYNRRDAVIMEEELVKFRFEMGEDALVPCNPTHPDVNVQLKRSPQLVIGHLSKEELQRDLLSGPSRHWFRQQFKGLRHRNVSLDDFGSYQCIGLLKNSTGKPTDKRFNLIVSGLDLTRNGSDARDPVEGSNVVLICRAYALSSPPRWTYYQSVDDTAEEQVNISESETPSELGMEINTTKLTVQGESESYYVSILELSNVTANSPQKFGCWAMNKRDKIELATVSFQVTRARVPVIATRNNSTTSIEVVLVKGQARNLTCTGYASPRPKIQWLKDGIEHFDEVYSSGNATVLTLQGTEEEVGSYACRWSNYLGQSFKNFTVTFAEEPDDIGNTVVIAVGTLTVVIILASILIGIRLYLDKKGNLFPGAQALLKGKPKELNDHLSLDEQIEILPYDTRWEFPRHRLKLGVQLGAGCFGRVVKAQAVGVKDSEETVKTVAVKMVRSQTNVAALEALVGELKIMIHLGAHLNVVNLLGACTKSVIKGELLVIVEYCRFGNLQTYLVGHRTDFENQVDEFGNLLTDAEMQEMDRSRNGNANNQDQIQTSSSQANLIDQDVSACPEGSSSSSSSGEVSPGADTFGFYQQDPENKVSHSVSTADLISWSFQIARGMDYLASRKVLHGDLAARNVLLADGGVAKVADFGMSRNMYYEGNYQKESQGLMPVKWMAIESLTDRRFSTQSDVWSYGVLLWEIFTLGKVPYPGMEANHELIRQLEKGYRMEKPDFAPNYFGEIMASCWKSDPKERPTFSHMEQQISLQMESTVSDHYLNLNQSYEKLNQEKVSAPANEPLGLAKALDFKKEKFSRSSSVCDVQTKKPVWNGISLRRISEERTNIEALPQQKTQISNQYV; via the exons ATGGCAGAACGTTTACGTCCTGTTAACATCGTCCGGATTAGGCCTAGATTAGCAATTGTTTTGGCAGGCCTCTTGATTTCCTTAGCAATTGAAGGTCGTGCCAAAGAACTCGACAAAAACAATGGGATCATGTTGCCCGACAAGGAGCAGCAAGTGTTTACAGCTTTGGCCAACATTAGCGTGACGTGCATCTTCATCCACACAGCCGAGATCAAATGGAATATTCCCGACTACCTTACGAAAACACCCGGG aTTAGTGCAATGAACGAGCGTTTGAATTTCACTTTCGAGAAGAACGAAACTCACGTCTGGTCAACGATGAGCCTCATCAAAGCCAGGGCAAGAGACACTGGCTATTACGAATGCTACTTACCTTTGTTTAATGAAGTGCGAGTGAAGCAGTACATCTACGTTTACA ACAGAAGAGATGCAGTCATTATGGAAGAGGAATTGGTCAAATTTCGATTTGAAATGGGCGAAGATGCTTTGGTACCCTGCAACCCCACTCACCCTGATGTCAATGTGCAGTTGAAACGATCCCCTCAGTTGGTCATCGGGCATCTATCGAAG GAGGAATTGCAGCGAGATTTGTTGTCCGGTCCGTCTCGACATTGGTTCCGGCAACAGTTCAAAGGACTGCGTCACAGGAACGTGAGCCTGGACGATTTCGGAAGTTACCAATGCATCGGCCTGCTCAAAAACAGTACGGGCAAGCCGACCGACAAAAGATTTAATCTGATAGTGTCTG GGCTTGATCTGACTAGAAATGGCAGTGATGCTCGTGATCCTGTGGAGGGAAGTAACGTCGTTTTGATATGTCGCGCCTACGCCCTTTCATCTCCACCACGCTGGACGTATTATCAGAGTGTCGACGACACCGCAGAAGAACAGGTTAACATTAGTGAAAGCGAGACGCCATCCGAATTGG GTATGGAAATCAATACGACAAAATTGACCGTTCAGGGAGAGTCAGAATCGTATTACGTGAGCATTTTGGAATTGTCTAATGTCACTGCGAATTCCCCCCAAAAGTTTGGATGTTGGGCGATGAATAAGCGAGACAAAATCGAACTGGCAACCGTTTCCTTCCAAGTCACAC GGGCTCGCGTTCCCGTCATAGCAACGAGAAACAATTCGACTACATCCATCGAAGTGGTGTTGGTTAAAGGACAAGCGCGGAATTTAACGTGCACTGGATACGCATCGCCTCGACCCAAGATCCAGTGGCTCAAG GATGGTATAGAACACTTTGATGAAGTTTATTCCAGCGGCAATGCGACTGTGTTGACCCTCCAAGGCACGGAAGAAGAAGTCGGTTCGTACGCTTGCCGCTGGAGTAACTACCTGGGCcaaagtttcaaaaatttcaccGTTACCTTTGCTGAGGAGCCGGACGACATCGGTAATACAGTTGTGATTGCTGTTGGCACGTTGACGGTGGTCATCATTCTGGCTTCGATTCTGATTGGCATCAGACTCTACCTTGACAAG AAAGGCAACTTGTTTCCGGGCGCTCAAGCTCTGCTCAAAGGCAAACCAAAGGAATTGAACGATCATCTCAGTTTGGACGAGCAAATCGAAATTTTGCCTTACGACACGCGATGGGAATTTCCCAGACATCGACTCAAACTCG GTGTACAGTTGGGCGCTGGATGTTTCGGCCGGGTGGTCAAAGCTCAAGCTGTCGGCGTTAAAGACTCGGAGGAAACTGTCAAAACAGTGGCGGTGAAGATGGTGCGATCGCAGACTAACGTGGCTGCCCTGGAAGCTCTGGTCGGTGAATTGAAAATCATGATACACCTGGGGGCCCACCTGAATGTTGTCAATCTATTGGGAGCTTGCACGAAAAGCGTCATCAAAG GAGAACTGCTAGTCATTGTCGAGTATTGTCGATTTGGGAATTTGCAAACTTACCTCGTCGGCCACCGCACGGATTTCGAGAACCAAGTCGACGAGTTCGGCAATCTCTTGACGGATGCAGAAATGCAAGAAATGGACCGTTCCAG AAATGGAAACGCGAATAATCAAGACCAGATTCAAACGTCATCTTCTCAAGCCAATTTGATCGATCAAGATGTTTCTGCTTGCCCAGAAG GTTCATCCTCGTCGTCTTCCAGTGGGGAAGTCTCTCCAGGTGCAGACACGTTCGGATTTTATCAACAAGACCCGGAAAATAAAGTGAGCCATTCCGTTTCGACAGCCGATCTGATCTCTTGGTCGTTCCAAATCGCCAGAGGAATGGATTATTTGGCCAGCAGAAAA gttcTTCATGGCGATTTGGCAGCCCGTAATGTTCTGCTGGCCGATGGCGGAGTTGCCAAAGTGGCGGATTTCGGAATGTCTCGCAACATGTATTACGAAGGAAATTATCAGAAAGAATCGCAG GGTTTGATGCCCGTCAAATGGATGGCCATTGAATCTCTGACGGATCGCCGTTTCTCCACTCAGTCTGACGTCTGGTCGTACGGCGTTCTTCTTTGGGAAATCTTCACCTTAGGCAAAGTGCCATATCCAG GTATGGAAGCCAATCACGAACTCATACGGCAACTGGAGAAAGGCTACCGAATggagaaacccgattttgcGCCCAATTATTTCGGAGAAATCATGGCGAGTTGTTGGAAATCGGACCCGAAGGAGAGACCAACATTCAGCCACATGGAGCAGCAGATCAGCCTTCAAATGGAGTCGACCGTCAGTGATCACTATTTAAATTTGAACCAATCGTACGAAAAATTGAACCAAGAGAAAGTGAGTGCTCCGGCCAACGAACCGTTGGGTCTGGCCAAAGCTCTGGactttaaaaaagagaaatttagTCGATCGAGTTCAGTGTGCGATGTGCAAACCAAGAAACCAGTCTGGAATGGAATCAGTTTGCGGAGAATCTCTGAAGAAAG GACTAATATCGAAGCATTGCCACAACAAAAGACTCAGATAAGCAACCAATACGTTTAG
- the LOC116921801 gene encoding vascular endothelial growth factor receptor 1, with the protein MAIAMAVNGMLLRRLNTTGFFPWVISIHQVFSVIVLISNTYGQVNELNKNNGIMLPNVAERIVKAGDNLTITCMFIHTTDIEWTLPKDPSAATSKRMERIVREAVFQNETHVSSTITLTKATAKDTGFYGCFLPQFPELRVKQYIYVYNRRDLVFLSDDLGKFTLTNGKRADIPCKPTHPDVRVSLKRWNSFTVEPLSKEETQIDLLSGPKWILDVQSGLTLNQATLNDYGRYECVGKLGNSTSKVFFNIVMNGIELTRNGSDPVLEGSNVTLVCRSYLATTPPQWAYYQKVNDTEELVPIDEQDPPSDFAIDIVTQNKTAQGELPSLRNYKSLLVMTNISKRFPTKFRCMTRGLGDNSVTTSALFANTAPMHSFTIIKPVVPFIVDPENSTVLLVLGRETSLRCDGYGVPVSTFQWLKDGQILAQNRLILSTGNSTVLTLQGTTGDNGSYACRLSNSITQSYKYFDVKFTDESQMSIALVSTVSVVVVILIVMLGTGIKLYQDKKQNFFPGAQALLRGNQREIDQQLGLDEQVEILPYDKRWEFPRHRLKLGVQLGAGCFGRVVKAQAIGVKDCEDTVKTVAVKMVRSQTNATALEALISELKIMIYLGAHLNVVNLLGACTKSIVKGELLVIVEYCRFGNLQTYLVKHRNHFINQVDELGNFLTDAEMQERCKMSGKTMESMNDCTAVNLNEMEMTAQHSAHLNNECSVPMAEANRSNEASAADGLEHGDDERPQSMWVCQQDPETARTHQSSICTADLISWSFQIARGMDYLASKKVIHGDLAARNVLLADNGVAKIADFGMSRKMYYKGNYKQSGQGLMPVKWMAIESLTDRVFSTQSDVWSYGVFVWELFTLGKVPYPGMEANHELIRQLEKGYRMEKPDFAPNYFGEIMTSCWKMDPKERPTFSQIEELVCSQMESTVCANYFNLNESNEKCNREKVDPPATEPLGLVQLLDRDEKLRKSKSLPLSRANAVSIFSQIRRGWSLNEHFIIG; encoded by the exons ATGGCCATTGCAATGGCGGTAAATGGGATGTTGCTACGTCGTTTAAATACTACAGGATTTTTTCCGTGGGTAATATCGATCCATCAAGTGTTTTCAGTCATCGTGTTAATATCGAACACGTACGGTCAAGTCAAcgaattaaacaaaaacaatgggATTATGCTACCCAATGTTGCAGAACGAATCGTGAAAGCAGGTGACAACCTAACAATCACTTGCATGTTTATCCATACGACAGATATTGAATGGACATTACCAAAAGATCCTTCTGCAGCG ACCAGCAAACGTATGGAACGAATAGTACGTGAGGCAGTCTTCCAGAACGAAACTCACGTTTCATCGACGATAACATTGACAAAGGCCACTGCAAAAGACACGGGATTCTACGGATGCTTTCTGCCTCAATTTCCTGAGCTTCGAGTCAAACAATACATCTATGTCTACA ACCGTAGAGACCTTGTTTTTCTCAGTGACGATCTGGGCAAGTTCACTTTGACGAACGGCAAAAGAGCTGATATTCCCTGCAAACCGACTCATCCGGACGTGCGCGTGTCACTCAAACGCTGGAATAGTTTTACAGTTGAGCCATTATCAAAG GAAGAAACACAAATTGATTTGTTATCGGGGCCGAAATGGATTCTAGATGTGCAGAGCGGATTGACCTTGAACCAAGCGACCCTAAATGACTATGGCAGATACGAATGCGTTGGCAAACTTGGCAATTCGACTTCAAAAGTGTTCTTCAACATCGTCATGAATG GAATTGAATTGACACGAAATGGCAGTGATCCGGTGCTGGAAGGAAGTAACGTCACGTTGGTCTGCCGATCTTATTTAGCCACCACTCCGCCACAATGGGCGTATTACCAAAAGGTGAACGACACCGAAGAACTCGTTCCAATCGACGAACAGGACCCACCGTCCGATTTCGCTATAG ACATAGTGACGCAGAACAAGACGGCTCAGGGAGAATTACCTTCCTTACGCAATTACAAGAGTTTGTTGGTGATGACGAACATCTCCAAACGTTTCCCGACAAAGTTTCGATGCATGACACGTGGACTCGGCGATAACTCGGTTACGACTTCTGCATTGTTTGCAAATACAGCGCCAATGCATTCCTTCACAATCATAA AGCCTGTAGTACCTTTCATAGTCGACCCGGAGAATTCGACAGTTTTGCTTGTCCTGGGACGCGAGACGAGTTTAAGGTGTGACGGTTATGGAGTACCTGTGTCTACCTTTCAATGGCTCAAG GATGGCCAAATTCTAGCCCAAAATCGATTGATTTTATCGACTGGCAATTCGACAGTGTTGACTCTGCAAGGAACAACAGGTGATAACGGCAGTTACGCTTGCCGACTGAGCAACAGCATAACGCAGAGCTACAAATATTTCGATGTCAAATTCACCGACGAGTCTCAAATGTCCATCGCTTTGGTCAGCACGGTCTCCGTTGTGGTAGTCATCCTCATCGTGATGCTCGGTACAGGAATCAAACTCTACCAAGATAAG aagcaaaatttttttcctggtGCTCAAGCATTGCTCAGAGGAAATCAAAGAGAAATTGACCAACAACTAGGATTGGACGAACAAGTTGAAATACTGCCCTACGACAAACGATGGGAATTTCCCAGGCATCGACTTAAACTCg GTGTACAATTGGGCGCCGGATGTTTTGGTCGGGTAGTTAAAGCTCAAGCTATTGGTGTTAAGGATTGTGAGGATACCGTCAAAACGGTGGCAGTGAAGATGGTGCGATCGCAAACGAATGCCACAGCTCTCGAAGCTCTGATTAGTGAATTGAAAATTATGATTTACCTGGGAGCGCATCTGAATGTCGTTAATCTGTTGGGAGCTTGCACGAAAAGCATCGTCAAAG GGGAGCTCTTAGTTATCGTCGAATATTGCCGATTTGGCAATTTGCAAACGTATTTGGTCAAACACCGCAACCATTTCATTAATCAAGTGGACGAGTTGGGCAATTTTCTGACGGATGCGGAAATGCAGGAGAGATGCAAAATGTCAGGCAAGACGATGGAATCGATGAACGATTGCACGGCTGTGAATTTAAATGAAATGGAAATGACAGCTCAACATTCAGCGCATTTAAACAACGAATGTTCTGTTCCAATGGCTGAGGCAAATCGATCAAACGAAGCTAGTGCTGCTGATGGTTTAG AACATGGCGATGACGAACGCCCGCAATCCATGTGGGTTTGCCAACAAGACCCCGAGACTGCAAGAACCCACCAGTCATCCATTTGCACAGCTGATTTGATTTCATGGTCTTTCCAAATCGCTAGGGGCATGGATTACTTGGCTAGCAAAAAA GTCATCCATGGCGATTTGGCTGCTCGCAATGTTTTGTTGGCCGATAACGGAGTGGCCAAAATAGCCGATTTTGGTATGTCCCGCAAAATGTATTACAAGGGAAATTATAAACAATCGGGACAG GGTTTGATGCCAGTCAAGTGGATGGCAATTGAATCGCTGACAGACCGCGTTTTTTCAACCCAGTCAGACGTCTGGTCCTATGGCGTTTTCGTTTGGGAACTTTTCACGCTTGGTAAAGTGCCATATCCAG GTATGGAAGCCAATCACGAGCTGATACGGCAACTGGAGAAGGGCTACCGAATGGAGAAACCTGATTTTGCGCCCAATTATTTTGGAGAAATCATGACGAGCTGTTGGAAAATGGATCCGAAGGAGAGGCCAACCTTCAGCCAAATCGAAGAACTTGTTTGCAGCCAAATGGAATCGACAGTGTGCGCTAActatttcaatttgaatgaaTCCAATGAAAAATGCAACCGAGAGAAAGTCGATCCTCCGGCCACTGAACCCTTGGGGCTTGTACAATTGCTGGATCGTGACGAGAAGCTGAGAAAATCGAAATCGTTGCCCCTCAGTCGTGCCAATGCTGTGAGTATTTTCAGTCAGATCAGAAGAGGCTGGAGTTTGAACGAACATTTCATCATCGG TTGA
- the LOC116920266 gene encoding uncharacterized protein LOC116920266: protein MEFTRTFNHQLGVRMKTIQAMWKQKCASTLLVIFKIIFPCCLLFLLVWTLNDGRRQLVASPGRETNTLDPSDGQDSAVCTGDLLDQRHHRYEKETDGNYRFTSDQTGPCRLLRYTTDRTVPCLDLIRYQKQLAGDLSNRNNGSLHFLFMGDSRVRQQFYNFVALIPDYDQIRKPIQNSPSFHDEMEITSNILKLRLSYKWRPLIDDNVTETIRRWATFDPIERPHLLFLSIVVHHMLGTNGADHRLYEENFTKFAPELGRLAKFSQVIWFNQYPVEELPEKIHDHNTYIHSEKIVNYNKAIRRLLENENSSIRIWDSSDPLAEEYIRSCAALKRDEIVHVDRRPYLFKDAAFADCNDFIHTGYSALSQATNLLYNDICNNVMDYH, encoded by the exons ATGGAGTTTACACGAACGTTTAATCACCag tTGGGCGTTAGAATGAAAACCATTCAGGCAATgtggaaacaaaaatgtgCATCTACGCTACTGGTCATCTTCAAGATCATCTTTCCGTGttgtttgctttttctacTGGTCTGGACATTGAACGATGGAAGACGGCAATTGGTTGCATCACCAGGACGAG AGACAAACACATTAGATCCGTCCGATGGGCAAGATTCAGCCGTTTGCACGGGGGACCTTCTCGACCAGCGTCACCATCgttatgaaaaagaaactgatGGCAATTATCGATTCACGTCTGACCAGACTGGACCGTGTCGACTTCTCCGGTACACAACTGATCGCACAGTCCCGTGCCTTGATTTGATTCGCTATCAAAAGCAATTGGCCGGTGATTTGAGTAATAGAAACAACGGCTCATTGCACTTTCTGTTTATGGGTGACTCGAGAGTTCGCCAACAGTTTTACAACTTTGTCGCT TTGATTCCAGACTATGATCAAATAAGGAAGCCCATTCAAAATTCACCTTCGTTTCACGATGAAATGGAAATCACGAGCAACATCCTCAAACTGCGACTTTCGTACAAATGGCGACCCCTCATCGATGACAATGTCACTGAAACAATTCGTCGATGGGCAACTTTTGACCCAATTGAGCGGCCTCATCTCCTTTTTCTCA GTATAGTAGTACACCACATGCTGGGAACAAACGGCGCTGATCATCGACTTTACGAGGAGAATTTTACTAAATTCGCTCCAGAGCTGGGCCGGTTGGCAAAATTCTCCCAAGTGATTTGGTTCAATCAATATCCAGTCGAGGAACTACCCGAGAAAATTCACGACCACAACACGTACATTCATTCAGAGAAGATAGTCAACTACAACAAGGCCATTCGACGTCTGTTAGA GAATGAAAATAGTAGCATCCGCATATGGGATTCGAGTGATCCATTGGCAGAAGAGTACATCCGCTCATGTGCCGCCTTAAAACGCGATGAGATCGTTCACGTCGATCGTCGTCCTTACCTGTTCAAAGATGCTGCCTTCGCAGATTGCAACGACTTTATTCATACGGGTTATTCAGCTCTTTCACAGGCCACTAATCTTTTGTATAATGACATCTGCAATAATGTGATGGATTACCATTGA
- the LOC116921825 gene encoding lactosylceramide 4-alpha-galactosyltransferase — MASDNSTEDQSLFVDSGHHLNIRKFGWLRRQLPAGWSIMKLLLLTTCAVYFILFIQWGNHHFPQHVNTGYSVQAMADRGTCCLSSDHLQDICGRTNCTLPCPKPKPSVFDDHPRESIVDHNQNAFFIETSGSGSLTIRQTCAVESLALHNQNLTVNVLFVDVPINTSVLVLQQLKEKYSNIQLVSIDLDDYLAGTVLEHWYHCTEWNKGSFYVNNLSNGLRLLTLQKYGGYYFDLDIISVRPVTFYRNFVAVQDATSLNNDVIHADLKNPFIEMAIQDFVLNFKAEIWGHNGPSLITRVLRKWCNVTDIESMDYVPCRGFNVLPTTSFHPVHYGQMKTLFVLPSANETGARLSWLTETVIGVHVWNKLSKNQPIYKNSTQDYIRLARAHCPNVFSAAPDVF, encoded by the exons ATGGCGTCCGACAACAGCACGGAAGATCAGTCCTTATTCGTCGATTCTGGCCATCATTTAAATATTAGGAAGTTTGGATGGCTAAGACGCCAACTTCCTGCTGGATGGTCCATTATGAAATTGCTGTTGTTAACCACCTGTGCTGTTTATTTCATCTTATTCATCCAGTGGGGCAACCACCATTTTCCACAACACGTGAAC ACGGGATATTCAGTTCAGGCAATGGCAGATCGCGGGACGTGCTGTCTTTCTTCCGATCACTTGCAGGATATCTGCGGGAGAACCAATTGCACGTTGCCTTGTCCAAAACCAAAGCCTTCGGTTTTTGATGACCATCCAAGAGAATCTATTGTCGATCACAATCAAAATGCATTTTTCATTGAGACGTCGGGCAGTGGTTCGTTGACTATTCGACAGACTTGCGCAGTGGAATCGCTGGCCTTGCACAATCAGAATTTGACAGTCAACGTCCTTTTTGTGGACGTGCCAATCAACACGAGCGTCCTCGTTTTGCAGCAATTAAAAGAGAAATACAGCAACATTCAGCTAGTCAGTATTGACTTGGACGACTACTTAGCTGGAACGGTGCTGGAACATTGGTATCACTGCACGGAATGGAACAAGGGCTCGTTTTACGTCAACAATTTGAGCAATGGCCTTCGTTTGTTAACGCTGCAAAAGTACGGTGGCTATTACTTCGATCTGGACATCATCTCCGTCCGCCCAGTGACGTTCTATCGCAATTTTGTCGCCGTGCAAGATGCCACTAGTTTGAACAATGACGTCATCCATGCAGATCTGAAAAATCCATTCATCGAAATGGCCATTCAAGATTTTGTCTTGAATTTCAA GGCCGAAATTTGGGGACATAATGGACCGTCCTTGATTACACGCGTTTTACGAAAATGGTGCAACGTTACGGATATCGAATCGATGGATTACGTCCCCTGTCGAGGTTTCAACGTCCTGCCGACAACATCGTTTCATCCGGTTCACTACGGTCAAATGAAAACTTTATTTGTTCTGCCGTCGGCGAACGAAACCGGAGCTCGTCTTAGCTGGCTGACGGAGACAGTGATTGGAGTTCACGTTTGGAACAAATTAAGTAAAAATCAACCGATCTACAAGAATTCGACGCAAGACTATATTCGATTGGCTCGTGCCCATTGCCCTAATGTTTTTTCTGCAGCTCCCGATGTTTTTTAA